One Eulemur rufifrons isolate Redbay chromosome 12, OSU_ERuf_1, whole genome shotgun sequence genomic window carries:
- the CHMP7 gene encoding charged multivesicular body protein 7 isoform X1, with protein sequence MWSPEREAEALAGADPAGLLPPEWEEDEERMSFLFSAFKRSREVNSTDWDSKMGFWAPLVLSHSRRQGVVRLRLRDLQEAFQRKGSVPLGLATVLQDLLRRGELQRESDFMASVDSSWISWGVGVFLLKPLKWTLSNMLGENKVPAEEVLVAVELLKEKAEEVYRLYQNSPLSSHPVVALSELSALCANSCPDERTFYLVLLQLQKEKRVTVLEQNGEKIVKFARGPHAKVSPVNDVDVGVYQLMQSEQLLSRKVESLSQEAERCKEEARRACREGKKQLALRSLKAKQRTEKRIEALHAKLDTVQGILDRICASQTDQMVFNAYQAGVGALKLSMKDVTVEKAESLVDQIQEILTVRNWRRSWTSSFRTPPKNLWICPTTPMRRFIPTVCLTLGSQMLNLKLNLRSCPYQKEVPSQAVNLRKGNWNRLSKAIVGPSSEGPSCKSKTRLVCVYSHLNEKLFTVRGEEEEGEALWCIWMLLPLTTGQIGSLEALPAGVLPAGVMDLPSRLSSATLYTVVCLTCRLS encoded by the exons ATGTGGTCCCCGGAGCGGGAGGCCGAGGCCCTGGCCGGGGCAGACCCGGCAGGCCTACTGCCCCCCGagtgggaggaggatgaggagcgCATGTCCTTCCTGTTCTCCGCCTTCAAGAGGAGTCGCGAGGTGAACAGCACCGACTGGGACAGCAAGATGGGCTTCTGGGCGCCGTTGGTGCTGAGCCACAGCCGCCGCCAGGGGGTGGTGCGCCTGCGTCTGCGGGACTTGCAGGAGGCCTTTCAGCGCAAGGGTAGCGTCCCGCTGGGGCTGGCCACCGTGCTGCAGGACCTGCTGCG CCGAGGGGAGCTGCAGCGGGAGTCAGACTTCATGGCCAGTGTGGACAGCAGCTGGATCTCCTGGGGGGTTGGGGTCTTCCTGCTGAAGCCTCTCAAGTGGACGCTTTCTAACATGCTGGGGGAGAATAAGGTCCCAGCCGAGGAGGTGCTTGTGGCTGTGGAGCTGCTCAAG GAAAAGGCCGAGGAGGTGTATCGTCTGTATCAGaactcccctctctcctcccaccctgtgGTGGCCCTTTCGGAGCTGAGCGCCCTCTGTGCCAACTCCTGCCCAGATGAGAGGACCTTCTACTTGGTGTTGCTGCAGCTGCAGAAGGAGAAGAGGGTCACAGTCCTCGAGCAGAATGGGGAGAAG ATTGTGAAGTTTGCCCGGGGGCCACATGCCAAGGTGTCTCCTGTCAATGACGTGGATGTCGGGGTGTACCAGCTGATGCAGAGTGAGCAGCTTCTCTCGCGCAAAGTGGAGTCCTTATCCCAGGAAGCAGAGAG GTGTAAAGAAGAAGCCCGCCGGGCATGCCGGGAAGGAAAGAAGCAACTG GCACTGAGGTCTCTCAAGGCCAAGCAACGGACGGAGAAGCGCATTGAGGCCCTGCATGCCAAGCTGGACACTGTTCAAGGCATTCTGGACCGGATCTGTGCCTCCCAGACAGATCAGATG GTATTTAATGCCTACCAGGCTGGGGTAGGAGCACTAAAACTCTCCATGAAGGATGTCACAGTGGAGAAGGCAGAGAGCCTCGTGGATCAGATCCAAGAG ATTTTGACAGTGAGGAACTGGAGAAGGAGTTGGACATCCTCCTTCAGGACACCACCAAAGAACCTTTGGATCTGCCCGACAACCCCCATGAGACGTTTTATACCAACAGTGTGCCTAACCCTAGGATCTCAGATGCTGAACTTGAAGCTGAACTTGAGAAGCTGTCCTTATCAGAAGGAG GTTCCGTCCCAAGCAGTAAATCTCCGAAAAGGCAATTGGAACCGACTGTCTAAAGCCATTGTAGGACCCTCAAGTGAAGGACCCTCATGTAAAAGCAAGACCAggcttgtgtgtgtatatagtcaTTTAAATGAGAAGCTCTTCACAGTtcgtggggaagaggaggaaggagaagcacTCTGGTGTATCTGGATGCTGCTGCCACTTACTACAGGACAGATAGGGTCTCTGGAAGCGTTGCCCGCAGGCGTGCTCCCAGCTGGTGTCATGGACCTGCCTTCTCGTCTTTCTAGTGCCACACTTTATACAGTCGTGTGTTTGACCTGTCGTCTCTCATAG
- the CHMP7 gene encoding charged multivesicular body protein 7 isoform X2, giving the protein MWSPEREAEALAGADPAGLLPPEWEEDEERMSFLFSAFKRSREVNSTDWDSKMGFWAPLVLSHSRRQGVVRLRLRDLQEAFQRKGSVPLGLATVLQDLLRRGELQRESDFMASVDSSWISWGVGVFLLKPLKWTLSNMLGENKVPAEEVLVAVELLKEKAEEVYRLYQNSPLSSHPVVALSELSALCANSCPDERTFYLVLLQLQKEKRVTVLEQNGEKIVKFARGPHAKVSPVNDVDVGVYQLMQSEQLLSRKVESLSQEAERCKEEARRACREGKKQLALRSLKAKQRTEKRIEALHAKLDTVQGILDRICASQTDQMVFNAYQAGVGALKLSMKDVTVEKAESLVDQIQELCDTQDEVSQTLAGGVTNGLDFDSEELEKELDILLQDTTKEPLDLPDNPHETFYTNSVPNPRISDAELEAELEKLSLSEGGTELLSRVAGSVPSSKSPKRQLEPTV; this is encoded by the exons ATGTGGTCCCCGGAGCGGGAGGCCGAGGCCCTGGCCGGGGCAGACCCGGCAGGCCTACTGCCCCCCGagtgggaggaggatgaggagcgCATGTCCTTCCTGTTCTCCGCCTTCAAGAGGAGTCGCGAGGTGAACAGCACCGACTGGGACAGCAAGATGGGCTTCTGGGCGCCGTTGGTGCTGAGCCACAGCCGCCGCCAGGGGGTGGTGCGCCTGCGTCTGCGGGACTTGCAGGAGGCCTTTCAGCGCAAGGGTAGCGTCCCGCTGGGGCTGGCCACCGTGCTGCAGGACCTGCTGCG CCGAGGGGAGCTGCAGCGGGAGTCAGACTTCATGGCCAGTGTGGACAGCAGCTGGATCTCCTGGGGGGTTGGGGTCTTCCTGCTGAAGCCTCTCAAGTGGACGCTTTCTAACATGCTGGGGGAGAATAAGGTCCCAGCCGAGGAGGTGCTTGTGGCTGTGGAGCTGCTCAAG GAAAAGGCCGAGGAGGTGTATCGTCTGTATCAGaactcccctctctcctcccaccctgtgGTGGCCCTTTCGGAGCTGAGCGCCCTCTGTGCCAACTCCTGCCCAGATGAGAGGACCTTCTACTTGGTGTTGCTGCAGCTGCAGAAGGAGAAGAGGGTCACAGTCCTCGAGCAGAATGGGGAGAAG ATTGTGAAGTTTGCCCGGGGGCCACATGCCAAGGTGTCTCCTGTCAATGACGTGGATGTCGGGGTGTACCAGCTGATGCAGAGTGAGCAGCTTCTCTCGCGCAAAGTGGAGTCCTTATCCCAGGAAGCAGAGAG GTGTAAAGAAGAAGCCCGCCGGGCATGCCGGGAAGGAAAGAAGCAACTG GCACTGAGGTCTCTCAAGGCCAAGCAACGGACGGAGAAGCGCATTGAGGCCCTGCATGCCAAGCTGGACACTGTTCAAGGCATTCTGGACCGGATCTGTGCCTCCCAGACAGATCAGATG GTATTTAATGCCTACCAGGCTGGGGTAGGAGCACTAAAACTCTCCATGAAGGATGTCACAGTGGAGAAGGCAGAGAGCCTCGTGGATCAGATCCAAGAG CTCTGTGACACCCAGGATGAAGTTTCTCAGACTCTGGCTGGTGGGGTAACCAATGGCTTAG ATTTTGACAGTGAGGAACTGGAGAAGGAGTTGGACATCCTCCTTCAGGACACCACCAAAGAACCTTTGGATCTGCCCGACAACCCCCATGAGACGTTTTATACCAACAGTGTGCCTAACCCTAGGATCTCAGATGCTGAACTTGAAGCTGAACTTGAGAAGCTGTCCTTATCAGAAGGAGGTACGGAGCTGCTCTCCAGGGTTGCTG GTTCCGTCCCAAGCAGTAAATCTCCGAAAAGGCAATTGGAACCGACTGTCTAA
- the CHMP7 gene encoding charged multivesicular body protein 7 isoform X3 yields MWSPEREAEALAGADPAGLLPPEWEEDEERMSFLFSAFKRSREVNSTDWDSKMGFWAPLVLSHSRRQGVVRLRLRDLQEAFQRKGSVPLGLATVLQDLLRRGELQRESDFMASVDSSWISWGVGVFLLKPLKWTLSNMLGENKVPAEEVLVAVELLKEKAEEVYRLYQNSPLSSHPVVALSELSALCANSCPDERTFYLVLLQLQKEKRVTVLEQNGEKIVKFARGPHAKVSPVNDVDVGVYQLMQSEQLLSRKVESLSQEAERCKEEARRACREGKKQLALRSLKAKQRTEKRIEALHAKLDTVQGILDRICASQTDQMVFNAYQAGVGALKLSMKDVTVEKAESLVDQIQELCDTQDEVSQTLAGGVTNGLDFDSEELEKELDILLQDTTKEPLDLPDNPHETFYTNSVPNPRISDAELEAELEKLSLSEGGSVPSSKSPKRQLEPTV; encoded by the exons ATGTGGTCCCCGGAGCGGGAGGCCGAGGCCCTGGCCGGGGCAGACCCGGCAGGCCTACTGCCCCCCGagtgggaggaggatgaggagcgCATGTCCTTCCTGTTCTCCGCCTTCAAGAGGAGTCGCGAGGTGAACAGCACCGACTGGGACAGCAAGATGGGCTTCTGGGCGCCGTTGGTGCTGAGCCACAGCCGCCGCCAGGGGGTGGTGCGCCTGCGTCTGCGGGACTTGCAGGAGGCCTTTCAGCGCAAGGGTAGCGTCCCGCTGGGGCTGGCCACCGTGCTGCAGGACCTGCTGCG CCGAGGGGAGCTGCAGCGGGAGTCAGACTTCATGGCCAGTGTGGACAGCAGCTGGATCTCCTGGGGGGTTGGGGTCTTCCTGCTGAAGCCTCTCAAGTGGACGCTTTCTAACATGCTGGGGGAGAATAAGGTCCCAGCCGAGGAGGTGCTTGTGGCTGTGGAGCTGCTCAAG GAAAAGGCCGAGGAGGTGTATCGTCTGTATCAGaactcccctctctcctcccaccctgtgGTGGCCCTTTCGGAGCTGAGCGCCCTCTGTGCCAACTCCTGCCCAGATGAGAGGACCTTCTACTTGGTGTTGCTGCAGCTGCAGAAGGAGAAGAGGGTCACAGTCCTCGAGCAGAATGGGGAGAAG ATTGTGAAGTTTGCCCGGGGGCCACATGCCAAGGTGTCTCCTGTCAATGACGTGGATGTCGGGGTGTACCAGCTGATGCAGAGTGAGCAGCTTCTCTCGCGCAAAGTGGAGTCCTTATCCCAGGAAGCAGAGAG GTGTAAAGAAGAAGCCCGCCGGGCATGCCGGGAAGGAAAGAAGCAACTG GCACTGAGGTCTCTCAAGGCCAAGCAACGGACGGAGAAGCGCATTGAGGCCCTGCATGCCAAGCTGGACACTGTTCAAGGCATTCTGGACCGGATCTGTGCCTCCCAGACAGATCAGATG GTATTTAATGCCTACCAGGCTGGGGTAGGAGCACTAAAACTCTCCATGAAGGATGTCACAGTGGAGAAGGCAGAGAGCCTCGTGGATCAGATCCAAGAG CTCTGTGACACCCAGGATGAAGTTTCTCAGACTCTGGCTGGTGGGGTAACCAATGGCTTAG ATTTTGACAGTGAGGAACTGGAGAAGGAGTTGGACATCCTCCTTCAGGACACCACCAAAGAACCTTTGGATCTGCCCGACAACCCCCATGAGACGTTTTATACCAACAGTGTGCCTAACCCTAGGATCTCAGATGCTGAACTTGAAGCTGAACTTGAGAAGCTGTCCTTATCAGAAGGAG GTTCCGTCCCAAGCAGTAAATCTCCGAAAAGGCAATTGGAACCGACTGTCTAA
- the CHMP7 gene encoding charged multivesicular body protein 7 isoform X4 codes for MRSACPSCSPPSRGVASRGELQRESDFMASVDSSWISWGVGVFLLKPLKWTLSNMLGENKVPAEEVLVAVELLKEKAEEVYRLYQNSPLSSHPVVALSELSALCANSCPDERTFYLVLLQLQKEKRVTVLEQNGEKIVKFARGPHAKVSPVNDVDVGVYQLMQSEQLLSRKVESLSQEAERCKEEARRACREGKKQLALRSLKAKQRTEKRIEALHAKLDTVQGILDRICASQTDQMVFNAYQAGVGALKLSMKDVTVEKAESLVDQIQELCDTQDEVSQTLAGGVTNGLDFDSEELEKELDILLQDTTKEPLDLPDNPHETFYTNSVPNPRISDAELEAELEKLSLSEGGSVPSSKSPKRQLEPTV; via the exons atgaggagcgCATGTCCTTCCTGTTCTCCGCCTTCAAGAGGAGTCGCGAG CCGAGGGGAGCTGCAGCGGGAGTCAGACTTCATGGCCAGTGTGGACAGCAGCTGGATCTCCTGGGGGGTTGGGGTCTTCCTGCTGAAGCCTCTCAAGTGGACGCTTTCTAACATGCTGGGGGAGAATAAGGTCCCAGCCGAGGAGGTGCTTGTGGCTGTGGAGCTGCTCAAG GAAAAGGCCGAGGAGGTGTATCGTCTGTATCAGaactcccctctctcctcccaccctgtgGTGGCCCTTTCGGAGCTGAGCGCCCTCTGTGCCAACTCCTGCCCAGATGAGAGGACCTTCTACTTGGTGTTGCTGCAGCTGCAGAAGGAGAAGAGGGTCACAGTCCTCGAGCAGAATGGGGAGAAG ATTGTGAAGTTTGCCCGGGGGCCACATGCCAAGGTGTCTCCTGTCAATGACGTGGATGTCGGGGTGTACCAGCTGATGCAGAGTGAGCAGCTTCTCTCGCGCAAAGTGGAGTCCTTATCCCAGGAAGCAGAGAG GTGTAAAGAAGAAGCCCGCCGGGCATGCCGGGAAGGAAAGAAGCAACTG GCACTGAGGTCTCTCAAGGCCAAGCAACGGACGGAGAAGCGCATTGAGGCCCTGCATGCCAAGCTGGACACTGTTCAAGGCATTCTGGACCGGATCTGTGCCTCCCAGACAGATCAGATG GTATTTAATGCCTACCAGGCTGGGGTAGGAGCACTAAAACTCTCCATGAAGGATGTCACAGTGGAGAAGGCAGAGAGCCTCGTGGATCAGATCCAAGAG CTCTGTGACACCCAGGATGAAGTTTCTCAGACTCTGGCTGGTGGGGTAACCAATGGCTTAG ATTTTGACAGTGAGGAACTGGAGAAGGAGTTGGACATCCTCCTTCAGGACACCACCAAAGAACCTTTGGATCTGCCCGACAACCCCCATGAGACGTTTTATACCAACAGTGTGCCTAACCCTAGGATCTCAGATGCTGAACTTGAAGCTGAACTTGAGAAGCTGTCCTTATCAGAAGGAG GTTCCGTCCCAAGCAGTAAATCTCCGAAAAGGCAATTGGAACCGACTGTCTAA